Below is a window of Pocillopora verrucosa isolate sample1 chromosome 6, ASM3666991v2, whole genome shotgun sequence DNA.
CATCCACCGCAGTTTTctatggtctggtctggactgGAGAAATATCACCCAAGAAAGgaagagtacttttaaccaatttaaaaaaaaacggctaacgagtgtttttaaataaattatggtTAACCTCTGAATGAACACATCAATGAATGCCTTCTAAACCCCTTATATATCACAAAATTTAGGAGCACAAACGATTTCTTGCTGCATGCGATGTGTTACGAGGAGGCTGCTTTTTGCAGCTCTGACTATTGAGagcgcttaaaaaaaaatttttaacgtatttccagaaaccaaCGTGGTTTTATTTACTACCAAAGATAATttaatgggcaaagtttgaggcaaaacttttcTCTGATGTGAAAGGCCTTGGAccactcttacagagatcgccacttcATTGATACACAGTAGCGTAAGAGATTGACTTGGTAACCCATTAAATGCAGCGGATATTGATCATGTCGAGTTCAGAGTCTGCCTAGTTTCCGAGCCCCTCGACCGTGTAGTGTTCTCAAAATTTTGCACCCTCAgagagaaatgttttattttgcagttgttttcaaaatgaaaaaaatatctgtttgatTCCGGTTTCTTTTTGTCATGTTATTATGAATTATCAAACTTCGTGTCAATAATATCTGTTTTAGCCTTTGGCTTCGTCAGATAACTCAGACCTAAGTGGTGATATTTCACGATATCATTCTCAGTGTCATCGTATAATTGCTTATTTTTCCGAGAGTCATGGCGTCATATAGCGTGTCGGTAAGAATGCCTCGTAAAACTAACAACTAATTCTTTTTCAGATGGATTTGACCCAACTGGAATTATTGATAATATTCGTCAACTCTACAAAAATCGGGAAGGTTGGCTGGCACCGTTTCCCTGGTGTGAAGATTTTCACTTCTCCTTTGACGACATCTACACCAGACTTAAAGTCATCTacagaaagaaaacgaaaggaaCAGCAACAGACCGAGTTGTCACGATGTCTGAAATCTTCAACCAGCACGAAGAATGTAAAGAACCAAGAGTTGTGTTAATTGAAGGGAAGCCTGGTATGGGAAAGACCACTTACtgtaaaaaagttgttttcgaCTGGGCCTCAGGAAAACATGCAACCGGAAATTGCTTCGCAAACATCGTAATAGTGCTTTTAATCAAATGTCGTGATGTTCAGTCTGGCCTTTGGGAGGCCATTGAAGATCAACTTCTGCCTCGAGAAGTTGGTGAAGACCAACGTGAGAGATTCTTCGACTTCATTCGCCACAATCAATCTAATGTTCTTCTGGTGCTCGATGGATTGGATGAAGTTTCCGAGAAGAAGCTACctatgttttcagaaattattaaaGGCCGTGTATTGCCAAACTGTCGCGTGGTTGCTACGGCACGACACGAAGCTGCAGTTGAAGTTCGAAAATACTGCGACACGCTGTTAGAAGTTGAGGGATTTACTGAAAAAGATGTAGAAACCTTCATCAGAAAGTACTTCAAAGCCGAACCAAACTTGGCCAAGCAGCTTACCGCACACCTGTATATTGATCGCAAGTTATATGAAATATTGACGAATCCTCTCAACACTGCGCTTCTTTGCCTGGTGTATGAAGATTTGAAAGGTATATTTCCTGAGAGCAGAACGAAGCTGTACATGGAAATAGTGGAGTGTATACTAAGAAGGTACAGAACAAAGCAGCAACTACCAGAAAACGGTGAAGACCTTGTTGACCTTTACGAAAGCCAATTGAAACACCTTGGTTCGATAGCTTTGAAAGGTTTACTTGAAGACAACTTGGATTTTGACAAGAAGGAGCTTGGAAAACACGAAGCAAGCGATTTACCTGgatttggatttctgtcagttcaGCCTGGAGGCAGTAAACTAAGACCAACTAGACGTTATAGCTTTCTTCACAAGACTTTCCAAGAATTCTTCGCAGCGTTCTATCTCCGTTGTCAGCTTATCCAGAAAGAAATCAGTACGAACAGCATAGCTGCTGGCAAAAAATATCGCCATCAACTTAAAGAAGTGCTTCTGTTTACATTTGGTATGCTAGCAGCACGATGCGAGGAAACAGTGGTGAACCTTCTGAAAAGCATAGCAACACAGTTAAACcaggaagaagagaaagacgTGAGCGTTATATTAGAATGTGTTAATGAAtgcaaaaagaagaacaaaaatgttgatgaaaaattgGCTACCGCTCTTGGCGCTTCTCTTCAAACTGAAACTGTTAAAGTTTCAAGTGTAAAAGTGGATGAAACTCTAGCTGTCTTTTTAAGCAACTTTCtaaaaacaaatacaactgTGACAAACTTAACATTGTATAAATCTTTGCAAGGTGGGGTTGCCGCTCTGGcagagtgtttgaaatataacaaatcgctgacaacgttggatttgagttataatgaaattgatgatgatggtgctgctgctctgggtgagtgtttgaaatataacaaatcgctgacaacgttgcATTTGAGTGATAATGAAATTGgtaatgatggtgctgctgctctgggtgagtgtttgaaatctaacaaatcgctgacaacgttggatttgagttttaataaaattggtgataatggtgctgctgctctggttgagtgtttgaaagataacaaatcgctgacaacgttgtaTTTTAGTGataataaaattggtgatgatggtgctgctgctctgggtgagtgtttgaaatataacaaatcgctgacaacaTTGTATTTGAGTTttaataaaattggtgatgatagtgctgctgctctgggtgaggatttgaaatataaaaaatcgctgacaacgttggatttgagtcataatgaaattggtgatgatggtgctgctgctgctctgggtgagtgtttgaaatataacaaatcgctgacaacgttggatttggGTCATaatgaaattggtgatgatggtgctgctgctctgggtgagtgtttgaaaaataaaaaatcgctgacaacgttggatttgagtgGGAATGTAActggtgatgatggtgctgctgctctgggtgagtgtttgaaatattacaaatcgttgacaacgttggatttgagtgataatgaaattggtaatgatggtgctgctgctctgggtgagtgtttgaaatctaacaaatcgctgacaacgttggatttgagttataataaaattggtgatgatggtgctgctgctgctctgggtgagtgtttgaaatataacaaatcgctgacaacgttggatttgagttataatgaaattggtgatgatggtgctgctgctgcTCTTGGTGagtatttgaaatataaaaaatcgctgacaacgttggatttgagtcATAATAAAATTGgtaatgatggtgctgctgctctgggtgagtgtttgaaatctaacaaatcgctgacaacgttggatttcagttttaataaaattggtgataatggtgctgctgctctggttgagtgtttgaaagataacaaatcgctgacaacgttgtaTTTTAGGGataataaaattggtgatgatggtgctgctgctctgggtgagtgtttgaaatataaaaaatcgctgacaacgttggatttgagtcATAATAAAATTGgtaatgatggtgctgctgctctgggtgagtgtttgaaatctaacaaatcgctgacaacgttgtaTTTTAGTGataataaaattggtgatgatggtgctgctgctctgggtgagtgtttgaaatataaaaaatcgctgacaacgttgcATTTGAGTCATAATAAAATTGgtaatgatggtgctgctgctctgggtgagtgtttgaaatctaacaaatcgctgacaacgttggatttgagttttaataaaattggtgataatggtgctgctgctctggttgagtgtttgaaagataacaaatcgctgacaacgttggatttgagttaTAATGAAACTGGTGATGAtagtgctgctgctctgggtgtTACGTAGGAGTGTCATCCTCATGTGACAATACTTGCAATAAATTGAACCCTTCTAGGACATGGCTACCTTGCCTTATGAAGAAGCGTTTACGTCAGGAATAAGCAGCGATTAATGACTCTGACCTTGAACAGGGTAAATGTACAGTAGCTTCCATTTATCGATGTCAGTATTAGTATAAGACTTAAGTAGCATCTGTTTGCCACGATTATTTACTTTTGTAAGAGCTTTTATAAAAGCGTGTACGTTTAGTCAAGAGACCGTTACACTTTATTACAATCTTATCCACACAACTTTTAGCTTGTCGCGTTTAATGGATAAAGCTGTTAAAAGAAACTATGCTTCATCTGTAACGCGCGTGCGTGTAAACCGCCAGATTATCCGCGTGAGGATAATTTGGAAACATTGGACTGCCTCGGAATTTGCTGTAGTTGAAAATCggatgtaatatttttgtctttagtAATAAATTCtgctcatatatatatattttctagaGGGACTGTCATAATTGGTTTAAGGTTAGAGTAATTATTCTTTGGTGATCAGTTACTTGATTCTCATAAACTTACTTTAGTGTGATAATCTGCTGACACTTTTAAGTCCTGTGAGAAATTTGAAGTTGATAATTCTTAGGGTGCAAAGAGTTCATTAATAGAGTTGTAGCCATGTTGTATGGTAAGACTCTTTATGATGACTACATGAGCCTTTGTTGTAGGCTGTGAAGAACAATCTATTTTTCgaagtgaactttttttttagaaaagttgttacaagacattttttaattttgtaaaggTACATTTACTTGAACCATTTATGTATTTCTTAAGACGTAACTGATATAAATAAAGGTATTTTCAacagaatttcagtttttctcctttaatttttgttgatgCGTATACTTTTTTTTGCGTTCATCCAGAAAGTCCGTTTGATTACGATGCTCCTTAGCCTGctgcttcctttcttcaatTCCCTTTTTTCGTTTGATATTTCTTGTAAACTGACCCATGGTCGATGCAATTTGGATGTTTTAGGGGGTGGTTTTTAATCTGCTTACACAGAAAAACTGGGTGAAAGAGCGACTTGTCTTGCTAACTGAAATCAGAGAATACCTATGGCCAACTTGTGCATAGAGTTCTTCATCTAGCGATGAAACGTGGTTGTGAACCTGTAATTATATTCCTTGTAGCAATGCAAGGTTGCTCTTATCTCAAAAGCCGAGCATGGTAACCATCAACTCCGCTGAGAAATAAACGCATATATAGTCTTTAGAAACAGCACAAAATAGTATCCTGCGTTTATCGAATTTCTGTTcgcaaaatttgtcaaatttagaCGCTGCAATCCAAGTCTTTCTTCGCCTGCACAAGCCAaattttgctatttttcattcatatgTCACGTTCCGCCTCAGCTGCTCAAGAAATGGTTGAATTGCAGCGCAACAGTCTTTGTTTACAGCCTTAAtcctctaactcccagatcaaatttgtaattctcctactgtcaaccatacaattcttatgatgttagttcagagaatttagtcttgaatcaactaattatccctaaattgatatttctctttattctcatcacatatctggttgatattgtattgatattgtaaggagaaattctgtcttggttactcatgggagttaaagagttgacTCTCGCGTGCATCTGATAACAAAACTCTTTAAGTTTTCTGCCTCGGAACAAATTACCTCAGAAGGCATTTTAGGCGATCGCAATActtttttctgattgaaaataaacatatgcgGTAGTGAATtccacaaattttcttttgtcagaaAAGCACAGGATTATTTTCGTCCGCTTCTGACCGATTCAGTCGCCAATGCACAGTTTTcataagataattgaatttaaTCACGGTTCATGTTGGACATCAGATCATAAACAAGCGAAGCGATTCACAGTAGTGGGTTTGTGCCTGAACtcgataaaatttttttcacatgcAAGATTATATCTAAAGCAACGATGCTTAATATGTAACAAAGCCTTACTAACGTCACGTGCGGTTACTACTCCAATGTGGTTTCGTGCTCGAGCGAGTTCAGGACGACTAATTACCAGTGTCTACATCTTAGTGAGTGAGTGACTCATTTGCATATCTGAGTCTTCATAAAAACACTTTtgcacgagttaaaaatgagaaaggaaagagaaaagagagaaaagatatTGACCATAGCAACAGGTTACCCAGGTGTTCAAActttccccaccccctccctccctcggTTGTTTATTTCTGAGAGAGAGGTAGGAGCgggaaaagcaagaaaaaaggatGAGGGAAGAGTGAATTAAAACCTGGCTCTGTACCACAGGTTCACCAGCCTTTAAACAATataaaacgaaaggaaaaagaattgaTGGAAGAGATATAAAGtgcctatgttttttttttcttttttctgcgtTTTCTGGTTAATAACTgtattcaaaatttgaaattatcgACCTTCGCGCCTTGTGAGTTCTCATTGACCCTTTTTTTTGCGCATTAAAAGTACAATTTGGCGGCCAAAAGGTGTCTCCATTTAGagcgcggccaaaacgatcatgttacgTATTTGTGACATAGAAAACTGTGCAGAAACTTTGTCggagaaaggagaaatgaaGAGGAGACGACGAACAGATTTCGTGGACGTAGCGCCAAATGAGGTCAGATAAAAGAATAATCGATCTACACCTGGTATTTCCATACAtcactttccaaaggatgtagctgtatggccaaaatggacgcgtttccATCGTAGTCATAGAGGAGATTTTCCTCTTTAAAGTCGTCGGCCTTATGCTCTGTTGTGTCCGTTTCGACTTCGAAGACGGCTGTCACCAACACATACCACTGGTCAAATCAGGAGAACTAAGATTGCCTgtgaattcagctaaaaagaaTACTGATTAAGGGGCCTATCCCACATCGGACACGATTAAACCACATTCCTTTCGGCTGACATTACGTtggcgaagaatggtgagcttcTCAATTTTGCTTATTTCACGCGCTTCAGAGATACttatactctttgtctttctaCATGattacatttgcgcttttctgaTTGTTTGATAATCCTACCAGTTGTAGTTTCCATCGAATTTTACAAACAGAAATACATcattgtattaaaaaatgaaaattagcgCACGTGCATCGTGATTCATCTGATTCTTTCGATGCTGCCGTCAAAAGTAAGTTTTGGTTTGCCAAACAGCAACGAAACCCAAGAGCACTGACCATGCAAGGTGAACCTTTGCCGCACCTAGTACGAAAGAATAATTTGTTAgggcaaaagaaaagaatacagCCTCTCATTCTTGCCATAGAACTTAAAATTTTGTAACgggaattttttgttctaatcttgaccttaACACCGCAAGCGAGAAATCGTCTTTGTCCCTTTTTCAGTCTTGGTCGAGATATTTGTTTAATGCACGCGGTTCTTCTGAACCGTACTTGCAACtgccatttcttctttactacttgagtacgatgtatcacaactctTTAAGAGCTAGCTGAAGGTAGATAGACATACTTATCggaaattatttcaagagtttttcaaagctgactgatacaaaattacaagagacGCGAGAGATTTGTATGTGAcgactgagagttttcacagttttctacgttaTCGCCGGCTGGCTCGTTACCAGTCTACCGGGCACTTTAAGGACAAACtaagagcactttagggcccgaaaaaaccgagcttcatttttttaaactttgcttcTTTCGGAGTTGGTTTGAATATATAATAAGCTAAATAcatacgcaaaaaaaaaagtccttgTCATAGGCACCTCTTCCCCATCACGCACCCGGGAGGGGAGGTCAATTTTAGAAAGAGGGGTTcaaaattctcccaacctctCTCCCACCGTCATCAAAACCCTCCATGTACCCTTGAGGGAAGTGAAGTTTACAAAAGGAGGTGCACATTCTCTTTCTgacatccccctcccccttcccttctccacacacacacacacacacacacgcatgCGCCAAACCCCGGATACACCCTTGAGTGGAAGTAAAGTTTACAGAATGGGGTATATATGCTATCATCCCGCGCATGATTCGAGGGAGTTGATTTTGGAGCAGGGgcaagtttgtaaagaaacggtggtgctgcgtcggtgggagatataacaagataatttggttttattcactgaattgaaaatgtgaattggccaccgtacagAATTTTTAAAGACATTCGAGCGTTAGCACTCAAGGGCTTACATTCCAAATGTCAGCCTTAGaaactctacggtggccaagttGTATTGTATAATtcagatgataaaaccaaattaaattaaatttgccTTTTCGTCATTGGCGTGTTCAGGCTTGTGGCGATTTGACCGATCGCTTTGATTGGCAGGCTTCGTTTTCTTTGCCTTTCTCTTGTATTCTTCATAGGTACCTCTACTAAAGCATACTTTTATTTAGCCCCTCCTGCTTCTTCAAAGGCTAGTGGAGTT
It encodes the following:
- the LOC131793372 gene encoding NLR family CARD domain-containing protein 3-like isoform X3 translates to MASAPPLHPSTKETSNYAQLCRLLVGVGSHVLREIFDRVCPPENLHTVLTNPTNHAKLQTLRKKRVLSTFQWGKLYPVVKSSISSRNFDSSLLLLLLTNIFGLTLPASSWNNLPPGSDTSLEAGIARIKVFRDRVFSHAANASVDDPTFSWYWNSIKDTFLHIEGTCYEEVIDDPTLHCMDADLEDHYRELLREWLKDDDFVTDKLHEDKIVKKARKGGDMEDSFDISEQNSWERETVIMPGENTSTHTGNSSPLELSVKLPELSDLPKICNPWETVELPVDILLLTVEDCEFLSCFAYLKKPFKSYHISTGHVYFGCMGDDQGKKMKIALMRCSKGPDVPGGSLSVSKDAIVLLRPKAIFSVGACSGLNSKKVKLGDVVVSAKLITAAHKTTPSRDIGNLIKHVADGWKAPLQNADEYNAKVHCDGVVLSISEANRDMIRKHPEAIAVEMEGGGVYAAAHDFKTEWVVVKGIKDFADEMQSSSKKWKQIACVMAASVVANILNDPVIFQDWPHFNAACTWNIKKDLNQLRCEVGNIVKRLDTMMAQQQEIKDRDKVTNDFDWMRTEVGNLRDTLDTLMARQHEAQDQEKMTNDIDQMRSEIGNIQDKLSSLMMARQEETQHQDGFDPTGIIDNIRQLYKNREGWLAPFPWCEDFHFSFDDIYTRLKVIYRKKTKGTATDRVVTMSEIFNQHEECKEPRVVLIEGKPGMGKTTYCKKVVFDWASGKHATGNCFANIVIVLLIKCRDVQSGLWEAIEDQLLPREVGEDQRERFFDFIRHNQSNVLLVLDGLDEVSEKKLPMFSEIIKGRVLPNCRVVATARHEAAVEVRKYCDTLLEVEGFTEKDVETFIRKYFKAEPNLAKQLTAHLYIDRKLYEILTNPLNTALLCLVYEDLKGIFPESRTKLYMEIVECILRRYRTKQQLPENGEDLVDLYESQLKHLGSIALKGLLEDNLDFDKKELGKHEASDLPGFGFLSVQPGGSKLRPTRRYSFLHKTFQEFFAAFYLRCQLIQKEISTNSIAAGKKYRHQLKEVLLFTFGMLAARCEETVVNLLKSIATQLNQEEEKDVSVILECVNECKKKNKNVDEKLATALGASLQTETVKVSSVKVDETLAVFLSNFLKTNTTVTNLTLYKSLQGGVAALAECLKYNKSLTTLDLSYNEIDDDGAAALGECLKYNKSLTTLHLSDNEIGNDGAAALGECLKSNKSLTTLDLSFNKIGDNGAAALVECLKDNKSLTTLYFSDNKIGDDGAAALGECLKYNKSLTTLYLSFNKIGDDSAAALGEDLKYKKSLTTLDLSHNEIGDDGAAAALGECLKYNKSLTTLDLGHNEIGDDGAAALGECLKNKKSLTTLDLSGNVTGDDGAAALGECLKYYKSLTTLDLSDNEIGNDGAAALGECLKSNKSLTTLDLSYNKIGDDGAAAALGECLKYNKSLTTLDLSYNEIGDDGAAAALGEYLKYKKSLTTLDLSHNKIGNDGAAALGECLKSNKSLTTLDFSFNKIGDNGAAALVECLKDNKSLTTLYFRDNKIGDDGAAALGECLKYKKSLTTLDLSHNKIGNDGAAALGECLKSNKSLTTLYFSDNKIGDDGAAALGECLKYKKSLTTLHLSHNKIGNDGAAALGECLKSNKSLTTLDLSFNKIGDNGAAALVECLKDNKSLTTLDLSYNETGDDSAAALGVT
- the LOC131793372 gene encoding protein NLRC3-like isoform X2, yielding MASAPPLHPSTKETSNYAQLCRLLVGVGSHVLREIFDRVCPPENLHTVLTNPTNHAKLQTLRKKRVLSTFQWGKLYPVVKSSISSRNFDSSLLLLLLTNIFGLTLPASSWNNLPPGSDTSLEAGIARIKVFRDRVFSHAANASVDDPTFSWYWNSIKDTFLHIEGTCYEEVIDDPTLHCMDADLEDHYRELLREWLKDDDFVTDKLHEDKIVKKARKGGDMEDSFDISEQNSWERETVIMPGENTSTHTGNSSPLELSVKLPELSDLPKICNPWETVELPVDILLLTVEDCEFLSCFAYLKKPFKSYHISTGHVYFGCMGDDQGKKMKIALMRCSKGPDVPGGSLSVSKDAIVLLRPKAIFSVGACSGLNSKKVKLGDVVVSAKLITAAHKTTPSRDIGNLIKHVADGWKAPLQNADEYNAKVHCDGVVLSISEANRDMIRKHPEAIAVEMEGGGVYAAAHDFKTEWVVVKGIKDFADEMQSSSKKWKQIACVMAASVVANILNDPVIFQDWPHFNAACTWNIKKDLNQLRCEVGNIVKRLDTMMAQQQEIKDRDKVTNDFDWMRTEVGNLRDTLDTLMARQHEAQDQEKMTNDIDQMRSEIGNIQDKLSSLMMARQEETQHQGDVKYYLDQIKIDFGNMSLRLDDLVAQQRETKQQDGFDPTGIIDNIRQLYKNREGWLAPFPWCEDFHFSFDDIYTRLKVIYRKKTKGTATDRVVTMSEIFNQHEECKEPRVVLIEGKPGMGKTTYCKKVVFDWASGKHATGNCFANIVIVLLIKCRDVQSGLWEAIEDQLLPREVGEDQRERFFDFIRHNQSNVLLVLDGLDEVSEKKLPMFSEIIKGRVLPNCRVVATARHEAAVEVRKYCDTLLEVEGFTEKDVETFIRKYFKAEPNLAKQLTAHLYIDRKLYEILTNPLNTALLCLVYEDLKGIFPESRTKLYMEIVECILRRYRTKQQLPENGEDLVDLYESQLKHLGSIALKGLLEDNLDFDKKELGKHEASDLPGFGFLSVQPGGSKLRPTRRYSFLHKTFQEFFAAFYLRCQLIQKEISTNSIAAGKKYRHQLKEVLLFTFGMLAARCEETVVNLLKSIATQLNQEEEKDVSVILECVNECKKKNKNVDEKLATALGASLQTETVKVSSVKVDETLAVFLSNFLKTNTTVTNLTLYKSLQGGVAALAECLKYNKSLTTLDLSYNEIDDDGAAALGECLKYNKSLTTLHLSDNEIGNDGAAALGECLKSNKSLTTLDLSFNKIGDNGAAALVECLKDNKSLTTLYFSDNKIGDDGAAALGECLKYNKSLTTLYLSFNKIGDDSAAALGEDLKYKKSLTTLDLSHNEIGDDGAAAALGECLKYNKSLTTLDLGHNEIGDDGAAALGECLKNKKSLTTLDLSGNVTGDDGAAALGECLKYYKSLTTLDLSDNEIGNDGAAALGECLKSNKSLTTLDLSYNKIGDDGAAAALGECLKYNKSLTTLDLSYNEIGDDGAAAALGEYLKYKKSLTTLDLSHNKIGNDGAAALGECLKSNKSLTTLDFSFNKIGDNGAAALVECLKDNKSLTTLYFRDNKIGDDGAAALGECLKYKKSLTTLDLSHNKIGNDGAAALGECLKSNKSLTTLYFSDNKIGDDGAAALGECLKYKKSLTTLHLSHNKIGNDGAAALGECLKSNKSLTTLDLSFNKIGDNGAAALVECLKDNKSLTTLDLSYNETGDDSAAALGVT